The Verrucomicrobiia bacterium DNA window CCGCCGGGGAAGTTGGCGTGCAGTCCGTAGATGCGGGCCAGCCCGTGCGCCACCAGTTCCTCCGCGAGATTGGCCCGGCCGACCAGCACCACGGCATAGAACCGGGCGAGGCTGCTTCGGCCCATGGCATTTTGCCAGCGCGTGAGCACGGTGAAGTTGGTGCCCGTCAATTGCCCGCGGGTGAAGCGGGCGGCCAGCACACCGGCGCGGGTGACACTCTCCGGCGCGATGCCAAAATAGGCGGCCTGGTCCTGAATGCGCTCCGTCAAAGTCGGATCCTTCTCCGGCGCGTCCACAAAATAAAGGCGGAACACGTATTCCCGGCCCGCGTGCAACACGTGGAAGCTGTCGCCATCCGCGAGCGCGTTGGTCACAAACTCACAATGCTCCAGCGTCTCCCATTTGCCGCCGGGCTGCGCGGGATCAGGCACCTGCTGCGCCGGGGTCATCCCGCGACCGGCGGCCAAAAACAATCCCAATACGATCCCCCAACTGCCGTCGGGCCGCGCCGCGCGGCCGGGCCGGCCCTTGGCCTTGGGAACACGAAAGGAGCGAAAACTGAACATGCCGCGACTATTGCAAAAACCACCGGAGTTCCCAGCGCGAAGTGAATCGGAACTCCGGCGCCCGCTAATGGGACTCGCGGTTTTCCGCCGGCCGATGCCAGCGCTGTTTCGTGAGCGCCACGGCGGTGCCCAGGGCGAACAACGCGAAACTACCGGCTACCGCGAGCAGACCTGCCGGAGCCGTGGCCACCCAGCCTCCCAAAGCGTCCAGCGGACGGCTGACCATGACCAGACCTCCCACAACGCCAACCCAGCGCAGCCCCCGCACCCACCCCCAATAACGCGCCGCGGCCCACGCGGCCAAAACGATCAGGCCCATCGCCGCGAGTCCAAGGCCGGGTCCGCCGTGGTGAACCCAGGCAAACGAATGCAGCAGCCAGAGCGCCGCGCCCAGGCCGCGGGCCACCGGCAGGCCCTTCTCCCGCCAGTCCAGCCAGCGCAAACTGTGCAGGAGGAAAAACACGCAGCCGGCTTGCACACCCCAATTGACGGCCCGCCCGCCGGGTCCTCCCAGCGCGCCCACGCCCGCGGCCACGGCCAATGCCCCGAGGAATCCCAGCTTTGGGTTGCGGGACAGCAGCGCGGGAAGAATCAGGCCGGCCAGTGCGGCGACCGCGACGGCTTTGGCCGGGCTGAAGCCGGGGACGAGGACGCCACCCCATTGATGCGGAATGGCACCGATAACCATAAGCAGTGAGACGACCGCCAAATTGCGGGCGAGGCGTGGCCGGGCGCCCAACAACGCAGTCAGGCCATAAACGATCACGTTGAACGCGGCGATGGCGAGCGCCGTGGCGTTGTTGGTGAACCCGGCCACCATCGGAGTAACCAGCGGTGCAATCAACAGCGCCCGGCGAGTTTTTTCACCGGGCCGGGTGACAACGTCCGTGATCCGCCAATTGAGTGTCCAACTGAGCATGACCAGGGCCGGCGCAATCATGTTGCGGTGGAGATCGAAGTCATAAACGTAACCCAGGCTGTAGAGGTGCGTGATGGTGGCGGCCAGCCACAACGCAAACAGCATCGGGGGCAGCCACCGGGATCGGGGCGCAGCGCCGCCGCCGGCGCCTGGCCGGGGCAGCAGGTTGATGCACGCAATCAACGCGGGCAGCAACGCCAGCCAGCTCCACAGGTTGAAATCGTAGGCGGCGCCCTCCGTGGGTTTGGTCCCGACTTTCGACTCGTGCAGTTGTCGAAAAATCACGGGGAGCGCCGCGTTGACTGCCAGCACGATGCCGCCACAACTCAGCAGGCGCGCCGGCAAATTCAGATTCTGAAACCAGGTTTTGAGGGCCGTCGTCCGGGCGATGACCAGCGTCACCGCCGCGCCGCAATAACCCCAGACCCAGTGTTGTTCCATCAGGGCCGCCTGGCTGATCAGGATGAACGGCACGAACAGCAGCGCGTTCTCCAGGCAGACCAGCAAGGTTGCGTCATACCAGACCCGCCGGCGGGCCAGCAGAATGGCTGTGCCGGCCAGCAGGATTTCGTAGAACTGGAGCGAGCCGAAGTTGAATTCAAGCTGCGTCCGGTCACCCGCGAACAGCGCCGGGTCCACCGATACGCGATAAATGCCGTAGAGCAACAAGGCCGCGCTGATCAGGTAAAACGGATTCGTGGCCAGCAGGCGCGTGAACCAGTGCCGCCCATCAAAGGGCGTTCCCGCCGCGGCGGACGTTTCGACGTTCAATGACGGGGGCACGAGGGTGGCGGGGGTGGGCGGCAGGTCGGGACCATTCATGTTGTTCATGACAACCTCCGGAGTTGAGTTTTTGCCGGCGTCACGGTTGACGTCGGGATACCCAGTCCCAGCGCATGGCGTATGCCACTCACGAAAGCCCGCGTTTTGTTGGGGAATTGAGGTGGTTTGCCCACAGCCGCCCGGGCGCGCGGGAAAATTTTCACGCGGCGTGCGTGGGTTTTGGCCAGCCGCAACTGGCGTGGCGCGCTTCAACCTGTTAGCCTGCGCGCATGAAAGTGATTCGTCACACCGATGCCGACTACCGCGCGAAACTCGCCGAGGTCACCGCGCCGTCGAGCTTGTTTGATCCGGTCATCGAGCAGCGGACCCGCGCCCTGGTGGAGGGCGTGCGCGAGCGCGGCGACGCGGCCCTGCTGGAGTTCACCGAGCGCTTCGATGGGGCGAAGCTGGCGGCGGAGCAACTGGCCGTGACGCAGGCAGAATTCATGGGCGCGGCCTTGAGCGCCGACGCCGCCCTGCGCGACGCCGTGGCGCTGGCGCATAAAAACATTCTCGCCTACAGCAAACGGTGCCTGCGGAAAAACTGGTCGGCCCGCAACACCCAGGGTGCAAAGGTCGGGGAGAAGTTCGATCCCTTCCAGCGCGTGGGCGTTTACATCCCGGGCGGGATGGCGCCATTGGTTTCGACCGCGCTGATGACGGTGACGCTCGCGAAGGCGGCCGGCTGTCCGGAAATCGTCGTCTGCACGCCATGCGGCAAGGACGGCACGGTGAATCCGGCGTTGCTCTACGCGGCGCGGGTGGCCGGCGCCACGGAAGTGTATCGCGTGGGCGGCGCCCAGGCCATTGCGGCGCTCGCCCTCGGCACGGCAACCATTCGGCGCACCCAGAAAATTTTCGGCCCCGGCAATGCCTACGTCGTGGCGGCCAAGCGGCTGCTGGTGGGTTATGTGGCGATCGACCTGCTGCCCGGACCGAGCGAATTGCTGGTCCTGGCCGACGACACGGCGAACGCGCGGTTCGCCGCCGCTGATTTGATTGCGCAGGCGGAGCACGGTTCCGGCTACGAGCGCGTCTGGCTGGTCACGCCATCGGCCAAGGTGGTGAAGGCGGTTGAGAAGGAAATCGCGAAGCAGTTGCCCCAGGCGAAACGCCGCGAACTGATTGCGCCGGTGCTCGCGAACAACAGTTGGGCCATTCAGACCAAAACCCTGGCCGACGCCATCACGCTGACAAACCAACTGGCGCCGGAGCATCTCGAAATCATGACACGCCAGGCCGGCAAGGTTTCCGAACGCATCACCACCGCCGGGGCCATTTTCCTGGGGCCGTGGACGCCGACCGTGTTGGGTGATTACGTCGCCGGGCCGAGCCACACGCTGCCCACGGGCGGCGCGGGCTTGTCGTTCCCGGGTTTGACGGCGGACATGTTCCAGCGCCGGACGAGCCTCGTGGAATACTCGAAGCCTGCGTTGAAGAAGTCGCTCAAGGCGGTGCAAAAGTTTGCCGAGATGGAGGGCCTGGAAGGGCACGGGAAAAGTGCGACGATTCGTGGGGAACACTGAGGAATAACATGAAACGAGTCCTGCGTTTTATTCTGCTGGTGGGATTGGGCGGCTTGTGCGCGTGCCGCAGCCAACGGCCGGATGCGGCCACATCGCGCGAGGAACAATCCGGCAATCCGATTGTTCAAGGCTGGTATGCGGATCCGGAGGGCGCGGTGTTTGGGCATCGTTACTGGGTTTATCCCACGTATTCCGCGCCGTATGACGCGCAGGTGTTATTCGACGCGTTCTCGTCGCCGGACCTGGTGCATTGGACGCGGCACGATCACATTCTGGGCACCAATGCCGTTGCCTGGGCGAAACGCGCGCTGTGGGCGCCGTCCATTATCGCCAAGGATGGCCGCTATTTCCTCTTCTTCGCGGCCAATGATATTCAGAACGATCACCAGTCGGGCGGGATTGGTGTGGCGGTGGCCGACCGGCCGGAAGGCCCGTTCCGTGACTACTTGGGCAAACCGCTGGTGGACCGTTTTCACCATGGCGCGCAGCCGATTGACCCGTTTGTGTTTCGCGACACCGACGGCCAGTTTTACCTGATTTACGGCGGCTGGCGGCATTGCAACATCGTCCGCCTGCAGGCCGATTTTCGCGGGGTGCTGCCCTTTGCCGATGGCGCGGTGTTCAAGGAAATCACACCGGCGGGTTATGTCGAAGGCCCGTTCATGCTCAAGCGCAACGGCAAGTATTACTTCATGTGGTCTGAAGGCGGGTGGACCGGCCCCGATTATTGCGTGGCGTATGCCGTGGCGGATTCGCCGCTGGGGCCGTTTCGGCGCGTCGGGAAAATTTTGCAGCAGGATCCCAACGTGGCCACGGGTGCCGGCCATCACTCCGTGATTAAGGTGCCCGGCCGGGAGGAATACTACATTGTCTATCATCGCCGTCCGCTGGGCGAAACCGACGGCAACCATCGCGTCGTTTGCATCGACCGGCTCGAGTTTGACGCGGACGGCTTCATCAAACCCGTCAAAATCACCTTTGCCGGCGTGCCGGCGCGGCCGTTGCGCTGACCCGTTCTTCGCGCGCTCGACTTTTGCGCGGCTTCATTTGAAATTCAGCCTCCATGACAACGCGCAACGTTCGTTCCTTGATTCGACCGCTGGTGCACCGCTTGCACGCCTACGTGCCGGGCGAGCAGCCGAAAATCAAGGGCCTCATCAAGCTCAACACCAACGAGAATCCTTACCCGCCGTCGCCGAAAGTGCGGGTGGCGGTGCGGGCGGCGGTGGATGAACGGCTGCGGTTGTATCCGAATCCGACCGCACAGGCGCTGCGCGAGAAGCTGGCGCGCCTGCATCGGTGCGGTCCGGAGAATGTTTTCATCGGCAACGGCTCGGACGAATGCCTGGCCCTGGCGGTGCGGGCTTTTGTGGAGCCGCAAAGCGCGCAACGCGGAACGCGGAAGCGCTCGCGGAGCGTGGTGCAGTTTTTCACGCCCAGCTATTCGCTGTATCCGGTGCTGGCGGACATTCACGGCGCGGCGCGGAACGCAGTGCCGCTGAAGCCGGACTTCGGGCTGCCGAGCGGGGTGGAGTTGAAGCGTGGCAAACAGTGGGATTTCAATGCAGCGCTCACCTTCATCACCACGCCAAACGCGCCAAGCGGACGCGGCTACGCGACCAAGGAACTTGACGCGTTGTGCCAGGCACAGCGGGGCGTGACCGTGCTGGACGAGGCTTACGTGGATTTCGCGGAAGAAAATGCCCTGTCGCTGGCGTTGAAACATCCCCACGTGCTCGTGGCGCGGACGTTCTCGAAGGCCTATTCGCTGTGTTTCCAGCGCGTGGGCTATTTCGTCGGTCATGCGGAGTTGATCGCCGCGCTGGACAAGATTCGCGACAGCTACAACGTGAACGGTCTTGGCCAGGTTGCTGCGCTCGCCACCCTTGATGATCTGTCTTACTACCGGGCGAACTTCCGGAAGGTCATCGGCACCCGTGAGGTGCTGACGTGTGCCTTGGCGGAGCTTGGCTTCGTGGTGCTGCCGAGCCAGACGAATTTCATTCTCACGCGTCCGCCCAAGTTTCCCGCGAAGGTGTGGCTTCAGAAATTGCGTGAGGAAAAGATTCTGGTGCGCTGGTTCAGCGCGCCGGAAGTGAGCGAATATCTGCGCATCACCATCGGCACAGAAGCGGAGGCTGCCGCGTTGGTGAAGGCGGCGAGGCAGATCCTACGCGGCTGAGACGCACGCCAAATTCGGCAAGGTCTCCGCGGAGGCATTGTTGGTGGCCCGTCCGGTCAGGGCTTGGCCGCCGCGGCTTTCACCACGCCGCGCACCAGTTCGTCCACGGTCCACTGGTTGCCCGGCACGATGGATTGCACGCGGCCGCTGGCGTTGATCACCACCGTGCGCAGGTTGTGGCTGGGCAACTGTGTCTCGCCTTCCCGCCAGAAGGTCATGCCGAATTGTTCGGCCAGCGCCGTGACGTCCACCAGGTCGCCGGTCAGGAAGCTCCACGTTTTCGGGTCATACGCATAGCGCTTGGCGTATTCCTGCAAGACCGGCGGCGTGTCGTAGTCGGGGTCGATGGAAACGGCGAGGATGTGCCAGTTTGCCGGTCCGTTGGTCAGGCCGGTCAGGCGGCGCTGCAAATCGGCCAGCTTGCCGGCGGTCAGCGGGCAATACATCGGATACGGACAGCGCGTGAAGAGAAACGACAGCACGACCGCGTCGCCCCTGAACTGGCGGGTGCTGACGGCCCGGCCGAGTTCGTTGGTGAAATGATACTCCGGCAGGGCGTCGCCGATGTTCAGCGGCTCCACGTCACGGACGAGGCGGAACGGCCCGCGCGTCGGGACGCCGCTGAGAGATTTTTCCGTGATGTGGACGTCCTCAATCCAGGCGTCATTGGTCGTGACGATCAGGCGGAACTTCACCCGGTCGCCCGGGCCCAAGCCGGTCAGTTCGTTGGTGTTTTTCACGTCGAACGGCATGGTCATGGCCTGCATGTAGCCGGGAATATCCTCGTGCTGGATTTCGACGGACTTTTCGGCGGGCTGCACCTCGATGACGGTGCCGTTGACCTGATAGGTCTGGCGCGGCGCGGCGTTTGTCGGCGCTGGCGCGGCATTGGCAATGTGCGGACGCGAATCGCAGCCGGCGACCACGGCGGCGAGGAGCAAAAGGGGGCAAAGTTTCCAGTTCACAACGGTAATTAACACCCGTCCCGGGCAAAATGACAAGTGGCGCCGCTTGCGTCGCCCCGACGGGCTGTGCTAACCCGCTGGGCATGACCGGGCTGGTTGATCAACTGCGCCGACTCGCGCTCGATGAAGTCGCGGCGACCCTGGAGGCGTTGCCCGCGCCCTTGCGTGAACGGGCCCGCCAGGTGCCGGTGACCTTGGAGCGTGTGCCGAATGCGGGCTTGCAGGCCGACGGAATTGAGGCCGACACGCTGGGGCTGTTTGTGGGTCCGGATTTCGCCGAGGAGGAATCCGTGCCGATGCCGCCGCAAATCATCCTGTTCCTCGACAATCTTTGGGAGCAGGCCGCGCGGAATGAGGAGGCGTTTCGCGAGGAAGTCCGCACGACCTACCTGCACGAACTTGGGCACTACCTGGGACTTGATGAGGATGAGTTGACCGAGCGGGGCTTGGAGTAAGCCGCTACGGGAACAGCCCGCGGATGCGTTTGGCCTCATGCACACGCTTGACGCCAAGGCTGAGCGCGGCCAGGCGCAGCGGGATTTTTTGTTCGCGGTGCATTTTTAGGACCTGCGTAAAGGCGTTTTCGAGAATGCGGTAAAGTTTGTCCACCACCTCCGTTTCACTCCAAAAGAAGCTTTGCAAGTCCTGCACCCATTCAAAATAGCTGACGACGACGCCGCCAGCGTTGCAGAGCACGTCGGGAATGACAAAGATTTCCGGGCGCTCATTCAGAATGCGGTCGGCTTCCGGCGTGGTCGGGCCATTGGCGGCCTCGGCGAGAATGCGACACTGGAGCCGGCCGGCGTTCGCCTCGGTAATGACGCGTTCCAGGGCCGCGGGCACCAGAATGTCGCACGGGAGCAGCAGCAGTTGTTCGTTTGAAATCGCGTCGCCGCCGGGGAACCCCTTCACACCGCGCTGCTGGGCGAGGTGTCGATCCAGCGCCCACAGGTCGAGTCCCTGCGCGTTGTAGGTGCCGCCGCTGACATCGGACACGGCAATGATTTTTGCGCCCTGCCGCGCCAGCGAAAGCGCGGCCACGGAACCGACGTTGCCATAGCCCTGCACCACGGCGGAGGCCTTGGTGATGTCGAGCCCCAGGGTGTCGGCGGCCCGGTTGACGAGGTAGGCGACGCCCCGGCCGGTGGCCTCGCGGCGGCCTTGCGAACCGCCCAGCCCAACGGGTTTGCCCGTGACAATGCTGGGTTCCGTGTAACCAGCGTGGGTGGAATATGTGTCCATCATCCACGCCATGATCTGTTCGTTGGTGCCCACATCGGGCGCCATCACATCGGTGCGCGGCCCGATGAAGGGGATCATCTCCTGGGTGTAGCGGCGGGTCAGGCGTTCGAGCTCCGGCCGGGAGAGTTGATGCGGGTCGCAGGTGATGCCGCCCTTGGCCCCGCCATAGGGCAGGCCGGTCAGCGCACACTTCCAACTCATCCACATGGCGAGCGCGGCGACTTCGCCGAGCGTCACGCCCGGATGATAACGCAATCCGCCCTTGGTCGGGCCCAGCGTGAGGTAATGCTGCACGCGGTAGCCGGTGAACACCTGGGTCGAGCCATCGTCGCGATGAATGGGCACCGCCACTGTCAAGGCGCGTTTCGGATACTTGAGACGGTCGCGGTCGGACTGCGGAATCTGGAGGCGGTCGGCGACAAGTTCGAACTGCTGGCAGGCCATGCGAAAGGTCGGACTGTCATAGATTTCCATGACTGCAAGGTAGCGCGTCCGCCGGGATTGAAAAGTCGTGAACCGGCGCCCGCCGCCGTGCCGTCGTCACGGCCGGCGCAGGCGGAAGAACTGGGCCGCGTTCGTGGTGGCGTCGATGGTGACGTGGTTCAGGCCGTTGCTGACCGCCGGCGCAACGTTAACCGGCGACCAGACGGGCGCCGCGAGATCGGGTGCCGATTCCAGGGTGAAGCCGGCCGGGTAGATCGGCCATGACAGCGTGGCGTGGGTCAACGTGGGCGTAATCGTCAACGGCAGGGCGAAGAATTCCCACGCGAGCGCATACGTTTCGCGGCTCGTCACGTTTTGTCCGGCGGCGCTTTTGCGGACCTGCAAATTATAGCGTCCGGGTGGCAGGCCGTTCACGTAAAGATGCTCCACGTTGTCCACCAGACTGGTGCTGCAGGCGATGAGATTGCTGGTGGCGACGTCGTAGAGGAACAGGTCGAGGTTGTTGAGATTGGGCGTGGCTGGTTGCAATACCAGCGGGTCGCGGTTCCAGACCAGTGTGGCGGTCAGGGTGAACCCGGCGTTGGCGACGGCGTTGGTCAACTCGAAGTAGTAGTAGTTGAGGCGGTCCTGCGTGGCCGGCGGAAGACCTCCCAGCGCATTGGTGAGTGCCGCCAGATTCCAGCCGCTCCACGCCGCAATGGTGTTCGTCGCGGCCAGGGGCGGATGCGCGCCGCCGGCCGGCACGCTGCCCGCCACGAAATTGGCCTGCTTGCCACCCGCCAGTTGCATGTATGAGTTGAACACGTTCAGCAAGCCGGCACCAAACAACGGGTCCAGCGGCGCCGTGGCCGTGTGGGTCCAGTTGGTGGGCTTGATGGCGCCGTTCAAGAGGAGCGCCTTCACGGTGCGGGCATCGGCCGCGGCATTCGTGTCGCTGCCGCCATCCCCGCGCTGGCCCGCCTGCATCAAGACGGCGGCGGCACCCGACACAAACGGCGTGGAGAAACTGGTGGCCTGTCCGAATGTGACCAGATCGGGTTTCGAGCGGCCGTTATCACGCGTCGGGCCGACGCTGGTCCCGCCGTCGCAGTCGCCCACCCCGATCCCGTTGTAACACGTG harbors:
- a CDS encoding helix-hairpin-helix domain-containing protein gives rise to the protein MFSFRSFRVPKAKGRPGRAARPDGSWGIVLGLFLAAGRGMTPAQQVPDPAQPGGKWETLEHCEFVTNALADGDSFHVLHAGREYVFRLYFVDAPEKDPTLTERIQDQAAYFGIAPESVTRAGVLAARFTRGQLTGTNFTVLTRWQNAMGRSSLARFYAVVLVGRANLAEELVAHGLARIYGLHANFPGGPRSTTFVNQLKHLELTAREKQLGVWDERQFPRVEDGHPAAPTKTTPALATDAAPAATASVELNSATLEELVALPGVGRKLAERIVAHRPYASVDDLATVPGIGPKTLAKVRPLVRAERPKLDTSTQP
- the hisD gene encoding histidinol dehydrogenase; its protein translation is MKVIRHTDADYRAKLAEVTAPSSLFDPVIEQRTRALVEGVRERGDAALLEFTERFDGAKLAAEQLAVTQAEFMGAALSADAALRDAVALAHKNILAYSKRCLRKNWSARNTQGAKVGEKFDPFQRVGVYIPGGMAPLVSTALMTVTLAKAAGCPEIVVCTPCGKDGTVNPALLYAARVAGATEVYRVGGAQAIAALALGTATIRRTQKIFGPGNAYVVAAKRLLVGYVAIDLLPGPSELLVLADDTANARFAAADLIAQAEHGSGYERVWLVTPSAKVVKAVEKEIAKQLPQAKRRELIAPVLANNSWAIQTKTLADAITLTNQLAPEHLEIMTRQAGKVSERITTAGAIFLGPWTPTVLGDYVAGPSHTLPTGGAGLSFPGLTADMFQRRTSLVEYSKPALKKSLKAVQKFAEMEGLEGHGKSATIRGEH
- a CDS encoding glycoside hydrolase family 43 protein — encoded protein: MKRVLRFILLVGLGGLCACRSQRPDAATSREEQSGNPIVQGWYADPEGAVFGHRYWVYPTYSAPYDAQVLFDAFSSPDLVHWTRHDHILGTNAVAWAKRALWAPSIIAKDGRYFLFFAANDIQNDHQSGGIGVAVADRPEGPFRDYLGKPLVDRFHHGAQPIDPFVFRDTDGQFYLIYGGWRHCNIVRLQADFRGVLPFADGAVFKEITPAGYVEGPFMLKRNGKYYFMWSEGGWTGPDYCVAYAVADSPLGPFRRVGKILQQDPNVATGAGHHSVIKVPGREEYYIVYHRRPLGETDGNHRVVCIDRLEFDADGFIKPVKITFAGVPARPLR
- the hisC gene encoding histidinol-phosphate transaminase; this translates as MTTRNVRSLIRPLVHRLHAYVPGEQPKIKGLIKLNTNENPYPPSPKVRVAVRAAVDERLRLYPNPTAQALREKLARLHRCGPENVFIGNGSDECLALAVRAFVEPQSAQRGTRKRSRSVVQFFTPSYSLYPVLADIHGAARNAVPLKPDFGLPSGVELKRGKQWDFNAALTFITTPNAPSGRGYATKELDALCQAQRGVTVLDEAYVDFAEENALSLALKHPHVLVARTFSKAYSLCFQRVGYFVGHAELIAALDKIRDSYNVNGLGQVAALATLDDLSYYRANFRKVIGTREVLTCALAELGFVVLPSQTNFILTRPPKFPAKVWLQKLREEKILVRWFSAPEVSEYLRITIGTEAEAAALVKAARQILRG
- a CDS encoding SCO family protein, producing the protein MNWKLCPLLLLAAVVAGCDSRPHIANAAPAPTNAAPRQTYQVNGTVIEVQPAEKSVEIQHEDIPGYMQAMTMPFDVKNTNELTGLGPGDRVKFRLIVTTNDAWIEDVHITEKSLSGVPTRGPFRLVRDVEPLNIGDALPEYHFTNELGRAVSTRQFRGDAVVLSFLFTRCPYPMYCPLTAGKLADLQRRLTGLTNGPANWHILAVSIDPDYDTPPVLQEYAKRYAYDPKTWSFLTGDLVDVTALAEQFGMTFWREGETQLPSHNLRTVVINASGRVQSIVPGNQWTVDELVRGVVKAAAAKP
- a CDS encoding metallopeptidase family protein, producing the protein MTGLVDQLRRLALDEVAATLEALPAPLRERARQVPVTLERVPNAGLQADGIEADTLGLFVGPDFAEEESVPMPPQIILFLDNLWEQAARNEEAFREEVRTTYLHELGHYLGLDEDELTERGLE
- a CDS encoding Glu/Leu/Phe/Val dehydrogenase, whose amino-acid sequence is MEIYDSPTFRMACQQFELVADRLQIPQSDRDRLKYPKRALTVAVPIHRDDGSTQVFTGYRVQHYLTLGPTKGGLRYHPGVTLGEVAALAMWMSWKCALTGLPYGGAKGGITCDPHQLSRPELERLTRRYTQEMIPFIGPRTDVMAPDVGTNEQIMAWMMDTYSTHAGYTEPSIVTGKPVGLGGSQGRREATGRGVAYLVNRAADTLGLDITKASAVVQGYGNVGSVAALSLARQGAKIIAVSDVSGGTYNAQGLDLWALDRHLAQQRGVKGFPGGDAISNEQLLLLPCDILVPAALERVITEANAGRLQCRILAEAANGPTTPEADRILNERPEIFVIPDVLCNAGGVVVSYFEWVQDLQSFFWSETEVVDKLYRILENAFTQVLKMHREQKIPLRLAALSLGVKRVHEAKRIRGLFP
- a CDS encoding S8 family serine peptidase, whose translation is MPAAASILDATGTTLLRQVTTNLDGTGIAVAQAEASASTNFPTFEVNPAWVGQPAALFTYYSTNGTSTNFADAVGAESDHANGVGMNFYGKSGGIAPNVARVDNYEADFFINNTIITATPPPIPAGLVNQSFIFDSTDINNQETADAYYDAYAAQYGTLFVSAVGNGGQVYPPGTCYNGIGVGDCDGGTSVGPTRDNGRSKPDLVTFGQATSFSTPFVSGAAAVLMQAGQRGDGGSDTNAAADARTVKALLLNGAIKPTNWTHTATAPLDPLFGAGLLNVFNSYMQLAGGKQANFVAGSVPAGGAHPPLAATNTIAAWSGWNLAALTNALGGLPPATQDRLNYYYFELTNAVANAGFTLTATLVWNRDPLVLQPATPNLNNLDLFLYDVATSNLIACSTSLVDNVEHLYVNGLPPGRYNLQVRKSAAGQNVTSRETYALAWEFFALPLTITPTLTHATLSWPIYPAGFTLESAPDLAAPVWSPVNVAPAVSNGLNHVTIDATTNAAQFFRLRRP